Proteins encoded within one genomic window of Pedobacter africanus:
- a CDS encoding SusC/RagA family TonB-linked outer membrane protein, whose product MKQFYSRCLSVLLLSLLTIAAYAQKNITGTVKDKAGTPIPAVSVLVKGTKNGVSTDATGRYAIAAKQGDVLVFRYLGFKSQEATVGASGAVNIELEEEDNSLNEVVVTALGIKREKKALGYAIQEVKGETLAAAKEPNLVNALSGKVAGLQITRSNNGPGGSSRITLRGNNSLNTKNVPQALIVVDGVPMDNFTGASNNDFNNPSLDMGNGLADISAEDIESMSVLKGPAAAALYGSRAGNGVILITTKSGRAQKGLGITVSSSMGIESILTNPEMQNAYGQGELGIYEPLKTSSWGPKIEGQSVKKWDGSAVPLTAYDNIGNYFGNGVSLNNSVSFQQQYKAISVYTSYNRADEKSMVPGVKLTRNNLMARAVTKFGADDRWTTDTKIQYSNTFAQNRPVGGARNDNAFRSIYLLPRSLDLRDFRAAKNDLGKMLWFGTSNMVNPYWSRLYNTNQDERNRFMMNGSLGYKFNSWLTAEIKGGADIYTTNGEEKLYDGSPIINKGRYSINRSSFSETNFSTLFTAKQDNLFGKLGGALTLGGNLMSQRRLGSEISTGEMVVPDFFSLKNAKDPLNPIEIDERKKINSVYGSGQLNWDGYLFLDATFRNDWSSALSKANRSYFYPSVTTSVVFSEMITKTGGTLPSWLSYGKLRASYAQVGNDMWPYQIYNTYKLEKDPNNNTTASRNDVLFNPDVKNELIKSFEVGMEMRFFQGRIGIDAAWYKSNATNQLIDLPMDPLSGYKFRKINAGDLENKGYEIMFDGKILNNQDGFNWNMLVNWAANTNTVKSITDDVKLYTLGGYDDVRINAITGQKFGEIYGSKFTRVTDQSSPYYGQLLLTADGLPTRGEQGVRIGNQQATGLLGVTNSFNYKGFGLSFLVDARIGGQIFSSTNFFMQSNGTAAITAPGGVRNNMVVPGVIANGSGGYTENTKEVTPERYYTWLAGYGNVGIGEANIYDATNVRLRNVQLSYDLPLKFLSKTPIQRAKVGLSCNNVWLISGDMNGIDPESVYSTNTTANGFENGSAPTSRTFLFNLTLGF is encoded by the coding sequence ATGAAACAGTTTTACTCCCGGTGCCTGAGCGTGCTGTTGTTAAGCTTATTAACAATTGCCGCCTATGCACAAAAAAACATAACGGGAACCGTAAAGGACAAAGCAGGCACGCCGATACCGGCGGTTAGCGTGCTGGTAAAGGGCACTAAAAATGGGGTCAGTACAGATGCTACAGGCCGATATGCTATCGCTGCAAAACAGGGCGATGTCCTTGTTTTTCGTTACCTCGGTTTTAAAAGCCAGGAAGCTACGGTGGGTGCTTCTGGTGCCGTAAATATTGAACTGGAAGAAGAAGACAACAGTTTGAACGAAGTTGTAGTGACTGCGCTTGGTATAAAAAGGGAAAAGAAAGCCCTGGGTTATGCCATACAGGAAGTAAAAGGTGAAACCCTTGCCGCCGCAAAAGAACCGAACCTCGTAAACGCACTTTCTGGTAAGGTAGCTGGTCTACAGATTACCCGTTCAAATAACGGGCCGGGTGGTTCTTCGAGAATTACTTTAAGAGGAAATAACTCTTTAAACACGAAAAATGTACCTCAGGCACTGATCGTAGTAGATGGAGTGCCTATGGACAACTTTACAGGGGCAAGTAATAATGACTTTAACAACCCTTCATTAGACATGGGAAATGGCCTGGCCGATATTAGTGCTGAGGACATTGAAAGCATGTCTGTATTAAAAGGCCCTGCCGCTGCCGCATTATATGGCTCAAGGGCAGGTAATGGGGTAATCCTGATTACTACCAAATCCGGAAGGGCGCAGAAAGGATTGGGCATTACCGTATCTTCATCAATGGGTATCGAAAGCATTTTAACCAATCCTGAAATGCAGAATGCCTATGGCCAGGGAGAACTTGGAATTTATGAGCCGCTTAAGACAAGTAGCTGGGGGCCAAAAATTGAAGGGCAATCTGTAAAAAAATGGGATGGAAGTGCCGTTCCATTGACCGCATATGATAATATAGGTAATTATTTTGGTAATGGGGTTTCTTTAAACAACAGTGTCTCGTTCCAGCAGCAATATAAAGCCATTTCGGTGTATACTTCCTATAACAGGGCAGACGAAAAAAGTATGGTTCCGGGGGTGAAGTTAACCAGGAACAATTTAATGGCCAGGGCTGTGACCAAATTTGGTGCGGACGACAGGTGGACTACTGATACCAAAATTCAATATAGCAACACTTTCGCGCAAAACCGTCCGGTTGGAGGCGCAAGAAATGACAATGCATTCCGTTCCATTTATTTATTGCCAAGGTCACTTGACCTGCGCGACTTCAGGGCAGCAAAGAATGATCTGGGTAAAATGCTGTGGTTTGGTACAAGTAATATGGTAAACCCGTACTGGAGCAGGTTATACAATACCAACCAGGATGAACGCAACAGGTTTATGATGAATGGGTCATTGGGTTATAAGTTTAACAGCTGGCTGACTGCAGAGATTAAAGGAGGAGCTGATATTTACACCACCAATGGCGAAGAAAAACTGTATGATGGAAGTCCGATCATCAATAAAGGACGGTACAGCATTAACCGGTCTTCTTTCTCTGAAACCAATTTCAGTACGTTGTTTACCGCAAAACAGGATAACCTTTTTGGAAAATTAGGCGGAGCTTTGACTTTAGGTGGTAACCTCATGTCGCAAAGAAGGTTGGGAAGCGAAATTAGTACTGGTGAGATGGTAGTGCCGGATTTCTTCTCTTTAAAAAATGCTAAAGATCCGTTGAATCCTATTGAAATTGATGAAAGAAAAAAAATCAATTCAGTATATGGATCAGGACAATTAAACTGGGACGGTTACCTGTTCCTGGATGCAACCTTTAGAAATGATTGGTCATCGGCTTTAAGCAAAGCAAACCGTTCCTATTTCTATCCTTCAGTAACCACCTCTGTCGTTTTCTCTGAAATGATTACCAAAACCGGCGGTACATTGCCTTCATGGTTGTCTTATGGAAAATTAAGGGCTTCTTATGCCCAGGTAGGTAACGACATGTGGCCTTATCAGATCTACAATACTTATAAACTGGAGAAAGATCCAAATAACAATACCACAGCTTCACGAAATGACGTATTGTTTAATCCTGATGTTAAAAACGAGTTGATCAAATCGTTTGAAGTAGGCATGGAAATGCGTTTCTTCCAGGGACGTATAGGTATAGATGCTGCCTGGTATAAATCTAACGCCACCAACCAATTGATCGATCTGCCGATGGATCCTTTAAGCGGATATAAATTCCGTAAGATCAATGCCGGCGACCTCGAAAATAAAGGTTATGAGATTATGTTCGATGGCAAGATACTGAACAATCAGGATGGTTTTAACTGGAACATGCTGGTAAACTGGGCGGCAAATACAAATACTGTCAAATCCATTACTGATGATGTTAAACTTTATACTTTGGGTGGTTATGACGATGTGAGGATCAATGCCATAACCGGGCAGAAATTCGGAGAGATTTATGGCAGTAAATTCACTCGTGTTACCGATCAGAGCAGTCCATATTACGGACAATTGCTGTTAACTGCAGATGGTTTGCCAACAAGGGGAGAGCAAGGGGTACGTATTGGAAACCAGCAAGCAACAGGTCTGTTAGGTGTAACCAACAGTTTTAACTACAAAGGTTTTGGTCTTTCTTTCCTGGTTGATGCACGTATTGGCGGTCAGATTTTTTCTTCGACCAATTTCTTTATGCAATCTAATGGTACAGCTGCCATCACTGCACCTGGTGGTGTAAGGAACAACATGGTGGTACCTGGGGTTATCGCAAATGGATCGGGTGGCTATACAGAAAATACCAAAGAGGTTACGCCTGAGCGTTATTATACATGGCTTGCAGGTTACGGAAACGTGGGTATTGGTGAAGCCAATATTTATGATGCCACCAATGTACGTTTAAGAAACGTTCAGCTGAGCTACGACCTGCCGCTTAAATTCTTAAGCAAAACCCCGATCCAAAGGGCTAAGGTAGGTCTGTCCTGCAATAACGTTTGGTTGATTTCAGGGGATATGAATGGAATTGACCCAGAATCGGTTTACAGCACAAATACCACTGCGAATGGTTTTGAGAATGGCAGTGCCCCAACAAGCCGTACGTTTTTGTTTAATTTAACACTGGGCTTCTAA
- a CDS encoding alpha-L-fucosidase — protein sequence MKKVVTIVILLVFLCIKLNAQENGVHQQSTVYEWPKDMLVKHKLDNWQDKKFGMIIHWGLYAVPGIMESWTLCSEDWIDRDSTISYDAYKKWYWGLNKQFNPIKFEPGQWARAGKKAGMKYLVFTTKHHDGFAMFDTKVSDFSIAKGPFSTNPKADVAKYVFDAFRKEGFMIGAYFSKPDWHSQYYWWSKYATADRNNNYDIRKYPWRWNQFKNFAFSQIGELMHNYGSIDILWLDGGWVRPLETVNAEVLSWGANIPKWSQDIDMPKIASMARKAQPGLLMVDRTVHGEFENYQTPEQKIPDAQLSHPWESCMTLGGAWGFVPNDQYKPAGIVVHKLVEIVAKGGSLLLGIGPKADGTLPDEVFNRLKDIGAWTALNGKAIYNTRITKNYNSGQTWFTQSKDGKTRYAIYCLNTDEKPMRSISWQGNSPAKGTPVTLISTGKKVDWKDVNGKTTIELPEGLSGDKANIALAFEFMPDAEN from the coding sequence ATGAAAAAAGTAGTCACTATCGTAATCCTCCTGGTTTTTCTTTGCATTAAGCTGAATGCACAGGAAAATGGGGTTCATCAGCAGTCAACAGTTTATGAATGGCCTAAAGATATGCTGGTAAAGCATAAACTGGACAACTGGCAGGATAAAAAGTTTGGGATGATCATACATTGGGGGCTGTATGCCGTACCTGGTATTATGGAATCCTGGACCCTTTGTTCGGAAGACTGGATTGATAGAGACAGTACGATAAGTTACGATGCGTATAAAAAGTGGTATTGGGGCCTGAATAAGCAATTTAATCCCATAAAATTTGAACCCGGACAATGGGCCCGGGCAGGTAAAAAGGCCGGAATGAAATACCTTGTTTTTACAACCAAACATCATGATGGCTTTGCCATGTTTGATACCAAAGTATCTGATTTTAGCATAGCTAAGGGGCCATTTTCAACGAATCCTAAAGCCGATGTAGCAAAATATGTTTTCGATGCTTTTAGAAAAGAAGGTTTCATGATAGGTGCCTATTTCTCTAAACCAGACTGGCATTCGCAATACTACTGGTGGTCAAAATATGCTACGGCCGACCGCAACAACAATTACGATATCAGAAAATATCCATGGAGATGGAACCAGTTTAAAAATTTTGCTTTTAGCCAGATTGGGGAATTGATGCACAACTATGGCAGTATTGATATTTTATGGCTAGATGGAGGCTGGGTAAGGCCACTGGAAACTGTAAATGCAGAAGTATTGTCTTGGGGTGCCAATATTCCAAAATGGAGCCAGGATATTGACATGCCCAAAATTGCCAGCATGGCCAGAAAGGCGCAGCCTGGTCTGTTGATGGTTGACCGTACCGTACATGGTGAGTTTGAAAATTACCAGACCCCGGAACAAAAGATTCCTGATGCGCAACTCAGCCATCCATGGGAGAGCTGTATGACATTGGGCGGTGCATGGGGCTTTGTGCCTAACGATCAATATAAACCGGCAGGAATTGTTGTACATAAACTGGTAGAAATTGTAGCAAAAGGGGGAAGCCTGCTTTTAGGCATCGGCCCGAAAGCGGACGGCACATTGCCGGATGAGGTATTTAACCGGTTAAAGGATATCGGGGCCTGGACTGCTTTAAACGGTAAAGCCATTTACAATACCAGGATAACTAAAAATTACAACAGCGGGCAAACCTGGTTTACCCAAAGCAAAGATGGAAAAACACGCTATGCCATTTATTGCCTTAATACTGATGAAAAACCTATGCGTTCAATTAGCTGGCAAGGTAATTCTCCTGCAAAGGGAACTCCGGTTACCTTAATCTCAACTGGTAAAAAGGTAGACTGGAAAGATGTGAATGGTAAAACTACAATCGAATTGCCCGAGGGCCTTTCGGGAGATAAGGCAAATATCGCACTGGCTTTTGAGTTTATGCCAGACGCTGAAAATTGA
- a CDS encoding SusD/RagB family nutrient-binding outer membrane lipoprotein gives MKTILKKSGMFVATALLLASCKKFEELNVNPTAASADQVQVEYFINKSIIDAQMNPDVAERSFVLYWKTAGHQHSNGGISSGSYNDDWTVAYYDQVSGWLNAANTGIQIGNEQIAKGTNKVYTKNLMQIARIWRAYLMTEMSDNFGPVPVNSFQGTNPDFSDVKTIYYFALAELKDAVANIDEAAAVDASIVALDPAYGYSYAKWKKYANSLRMRLAMRLSEVDAVKAKSEFEDAVAAGNFIKATDETFQVQEKDGWNSLTGVMSREWNPQFISATLNNLYLGLGGVKSADQLGAAYQSYIKPADYIGLKLDDHFTSMTNNPSAGYWFDGLPYSIDPRAYKTFIIPGDFTDPNFNTYPSWTTDAKNTVRNLLDAAGGTVKTIDAKFNWNASNTGDWQAKGTKNQLRAYEGTMPRLSNQFRASKSKRIFFAAWESYFLIAEAAERNWTVPMTGKAAYEAGIASSFEYWGVTAYLNAYKSSTDFSRTGTSVSWDHTTEPPASHAMNFINGYTNAAGTAQVLYPKNDLYKNGTVKNDHLTKIITQKFIAQTPWLPLEAWSDQRRLGLPFFENPAIEAVLPNLPALTPSNYMTSNVKFFPQRLRYPSKLANTNTNGYNQAIAALGGADAVLTPLWWAKKQ, from the coding sequence ATGAAAACAATATTAAAAAAATCAGGCATGTTTGTCGCTACAGCTTTGCTGCTGGCCTCATGCAAAAAATTTGAGGAGTTGAATGTGAACCCCACTGCAGCCAGTGCAGACCAGGTTCAGGTAGAATACTTTATCAATAAATCTATTATTGATGCACAAATGAACCCGGATGTAGCAGAAAGATCGTTTGTGCTGTACTGGAAAACGGCCGGGCATCAGCACAGCAATGGGGGGATTTCTTCCGGTTCTTACAATGATGACTGGACGGTTGCTTACTACGATCAGGTATCTGGCTGGCTGAATGCAGCCAACACTGGTATTCAGATTGGAAATGAGCAAATCGCTAAAGGTACCAATAAAGTGTATACTAAAAATTTAATGCAGATTGCCAGGATATGGCGGGCATATTTGATGACAGAGATGTCTGACAATTTCGGGCCAGTCCCGGTAAATTCTTTCCAAGGCACCAATCCGGATTTTTCGGATGTAAAAACCATCTATTATTTTGCGTTGGCTGAACTGAAAGATGCGGTTGCCAATATTGATGAGGCTGCTGCTGTAGATGCAAGTATAGTAGCTCTTGATCCTGCTTACGGTTATAGCTACGCCAAGTGGAAAAAATATGCCAATTCCCTGCGCATGCGCCTGGCAATGAGGCTGTCCGAAGTTGATGCTGTAAAAGCAAAGTCTGAATTTGAGGATGCTGTAGCTGCTGGTAATTTTATCAAAGCAACTGATGAAACCTTCCAGGTTCAGGAAAAAGACGGATGGAATTCACTTACCGGTGTAATGAGCCGTGAATGGAACCCACAGTTTATTTCTGCTACCTTAAATAACCTTTACTTAGGCCTGGGTGGTGTAAAATCGGCAGATCAGTTAGGGGCTGCTTATCAATCGTATATTAAACCGGCTGATTACATAGGTTTGAAACTGGACGATCATTTTACCTCTATGACCAACAATCCATCTGCTGGTTACTGGTTTGATGGATTGCCTTACAGCATCGACCCACGGGCTTATAAGACCTTTATCATTCCCGGGGATTTTACAGATCCTAATTTCAATACTTATCCAAGCTGGACTACAGATGCAAAAAATACAGTGAGAAACTTATTGGATGCAGCAGGTGGCACGGTAAAAACGATTGATGCTAAATTCAACTGGAATGCATCGAATACGGGCGATTGGCAGGCAAAAGGAACTAAAAATCAATTGAGGGCCTACGAAGGTACCATGCCACGGTTGTCCAATCAGTTCAGGGCCAGCAAAAGCAAACGTATTTTCTTTGCAGCATGGGAATCTTATTTCCTGATTGCTGAAGCCGCTGAGCGTAACTGGACGGTGCCAATGACAGGAAAAGCAGCTTACGAGGCAGGTATTGCTTCAAGTTTTGAATACTGGGGGGTAACAGCCTATTTGAATGCGTATAAATCATCGACTGATTTTAGCAGAACAGGTACTTCTGTAAGCTGGGACCATACCACTGAACCTCCTGCAAGTCATGCCATGAATTTTATAAATGGTTATACAAATGCTGCCGGAACTGCCCAGGTATTGTATCCGAAAAATGACCTTTACAAAAATGGAACCGTTAAAAATGACCATTTGACCAAGATCATTACACAGAAGTTTATTGCCCAAACACCATGGTTGCCACTGGAAGCATGGAGCGACCAGAGAAGATTGGGCTTACCTTTCTTTGAGAACCCTGCTATCGAAGCGGTACTGCCAAACTTACCTGCATTAACACCATCAAATTATATGACCAGCAATGTGAAGTTCTTCCCTCAGCGGTTAAGATACCCTTCCAAGCTGGCGAATACCAATACCAATGGTTACAATCAGGCTATAGCTGCATTGGGCGGTGCCGATGCAGTGCTGACCCCATTGTGGTGGGCTAAAAAACAATAA
- a CDS encoding HEAT repeat domain-containing protein: protein MGFYNLNKEERVQVVAGIHQNILTELGTGIFKQTTRYFADEDTYIRKSAYLAIGKIYQANADLRPKIINLLERLFPDEDFKIRQTVINAAGEIGKADFDCVRHFFDRGLFDEHHSPRNAVIGSIKKMGEVNPVPVLQWARLYLHHEDKEIRREICHGIELRGRKYPQDILPMLQELQHDKTARVRNTLVHVIGQIAYKKGCIETVIANLKLWENRQLVEDALEEIINVHDRYKDFAVLTQDEARQYIADNFA from the coding sequence ATGGGATTTTACAATCTAAATAAAGAGGAACGTGTACAGGTTGTAGCCGGTATTCACCAAAACATCCTGACTGAACTGGGGACGGGGATTTTTAAACAAACAACCCGGTACTTTGCCGATGAGGATACCTATATCAGGAAGTCGGCCTATCTGGCCATAGGTAAAATATACCAGGCCAATGCAGATTTGAGACCTAAAATAATAAACCTCCTGGAACGGTTATTCCCAGATGAGGATTTCAAAATCAGGCAAACGGTGATCAATGCCGCGGGCGAGATTGGCAAAGCCGATTTTGACTGTGTGCGGCATTTCTTTGATAGGGGGCTGTTTGATGAACATCATTCGCCAAGGAATGCAGTAATTGGCTCTATCAAGAAAATGGGAGAAGTAAATCCTGTTCCGGTATTGCAATGGGCAAGATTATATCTGCACCATGAAGACAAAGAGATCCGCAGGGAGATCTGTCATGGAATAGAACTCAGAGGACGCAAATACCCGCAGGATATTTTACCCATGTTACAAGAATTGCAGCATGATAAAACTGCAAGGGTAAGGAATACACTGGTGCACGTAATTGGACAAATTGCTTATAAAAAAGGATGCATAGAGACCGTAATTGCAAACCTTAAATTATGGGAAAACAGACAGCTGGTTGAAGATGCGCTTGAAGAAATTATTAATGTACACGACCGTTACAAGGATTTTGCAGTTTTAACACAAGACGAGGCCAGGCAATACATCGCAGATAATTTTGCTTAA
- a CDS encoding YdeI/OmpD-associated family protein, translating to MELLIEGTFLIEKIPGKGGWSYVRLPGVSSDHKGKWGTVRVSGTIDEYELKAYNLIPIKDGSLFLPIKAEIRKKTGKQEGDHVRIVLYAEGQKISIATPEDLLLCLQDEPEAHQTFMSYTEAERKAFLDWIGQATQDETRVQRIARTIDMLLSKQKK from the coding sequence ATGGAACTGCTGATTGAAGGAACTTTCTTAATCGAAAAAATACCGGGCAAAGGTGGCTGGTCTTACGTAAGGCTTCCCGGCGTGAGTTCAGATCATAAAGGTAAATGGGGAACGGTTAGGGTGAGTGGTACTATAGATGAATATGAACTGAAAGCCTACAACCTGATACCTATAAAGGATGGGAGCTTATTTCTACCTATAAAAGCAGAGATCAGGAAAAAAACCGGTAAACAGGAGGGCGACCATGTACGGATTGTATTGTATGCCGAAGGGCAGAAAATTTCAATAGCTACCCCTGAAGATTTGTTGTTGTGCCTACAAGATGAACCAGAAGCGCATCAAACCTTCATGAGCTATACCGAAGCCGAAAGAAAGGCATTTTTAGACTGGATAGGGCAGGCAACACAAGATGAAACGCGGGTTCAGCGAATTGCGCGGACTATAGATATGCTGCTCAGTAAACAGAAAAAGTAG
- a CDS encoding YceI family protein, with protein sequence MKKLLLAAAVLSTALFAFKSAAPTTWSADTSHSKLGFVVTHLMITDVEGSFKNFQSTITSSKPDFSDAVVELTADVNSVNTDNEKRDEHLKGADFFDAAKYPKLTFKSTSVKKVSGNKYKVSGNLNFHGVTKPVVLDATLRGVTTNPMSKKPTAGFKVSGTIKRADFGFGTKYGNAMLSDEVTLNANTEFVQN encoded by the coding sequence ATGAAAAAATTATTATTAGCGGCAGCAGTTTTAAGTACTGCTCTTTTTGCCTTTAAATCTGCAGCGCCAACAACATGGTCGGCAGACACTTCACATTCCAAACTTGGTTTTGTGGTTACCCACCTGATGATTACCGATGTAGAAGGATCATTTAAAAACTTCCAGTCCACCATCACTTCTTCAAAGCCAGATTTTTCTGATGCTGTAGTAGAATTGACTGCAGATGTGAACTCGGTAAACACAGATAATGAAAAAAGAGACGAGCATTTAAAAGGTGCTGATTTCTTTGATGCTGCCAAATATCCTAAACTGACTTTCAAAAGCACCTCAGTAAAAAAAGTTTCAGGTAACAAATATAAAGTAAGCGGTAACTTAAATTTCCATGGTGTAACCAAACCGGTGGTTCTGGATGCTACTTTAAGAGGTGTTACCACCAATCCAATGTCTAAAAAACCTACTGCAGGTTTTAAAGTTAGCGGCACTATAAAAAGAGCTGATTTTGGTTTTGGAACCAAATACGGCAACGCCATGCTAAGTGATGAAGTAACTTTAAATGCAAATACAGAGTTTGTACAAAACTAA
- a CDS encoding TCR/Tet family MFS transporter — MQTSKKAAISFIFITLLIDVMGWGLIIPVMADLIAQLKGIPINQASTYGAFLLSVFAITQFLFAPVIGNLSDKFGRRPVLLLSLLGFGVDYIILALAPTYAWLFLGRIIAGITGASFTTATAYIADVSTDETSKAKNFGLIGAAFGLGFVLGPALGALLATWGIRAPFYAAAVLCLVNCLYGYFFLPESLSKENRREFDWKRANPFGSLRFLTRNSKIGQLAFGFFLIYLGSQAVQGNWNFFTIYRFNWSEKMVGISLAVVGVLVGAVQGGLTRIIVPKIGNEKSIYIGLGLYTLGLVLFGFATQGWMMFAFLIPYCLGGICGPSLQSVISGHAPANQQGELQGALTGLMSLTAIIGPLIMNGTFAYFTSSKAPFYFPGIHFLIGAACMLLSIYMIYRVLSRERKELSVPEASQ; from the coding sequence ATGCAGACATCCAAGAAAGCCGCAATCAGCTTCATTTTTATCACATTACTGATCGATGTAATGGGGTGGGGCCTAATTATTCCAGTAATGGCAGATCTTATTGCCCAGCTTAAAGGTATCCCCATTAACCAGGCCAGTACGTATGGCGCTTTTTTGCTTTCTGTTTTTGCCATTACCCAATTCCTGTTTGCCCCGGTAATCGGAAACCTGAGTGATAAATTTGGCCGCCGGCCGGTGCTATTGCTTTCCCTGCTCGGTTTTGGTGTAGATTATATTATCCTAGCACTGGCACCAACCTATGCCTGGCTGTTTTTAGGCCGGATTATTGCCGGTATCACAGGGGCCAGTTTTACTACTGCTACAGCCTATATTGCCGATGTAAGTACCGATGAAACTTCGAAAGCCAAAAACTTTGGCTTAATTGGTGCAGCGTTTGGACTTGGCTTTGTACTTGGCCCTGCGCTCGGGGCTCTTCTTGCAACCTGGGGGATACGCGCTCCTTTTTATGCAGCGGCAGTGCTTTGCCTGGTTAACTGTTTGTATGGTTACTTCTTTTTGCCCGAATCCTTAAGTAAGGAAAACCGCAGGGAGTTTGACTGGAAAAGGGCAAATCCATTTGGCTCTTTAAGATTTTTAACCAGAAATTCCAAGATCGGGCAACTTGCATTTGGTTTTTTTCTGATCTATCTGGGCAGTCAGGCCGTTCAGGGAAACTGGAACTTCTTCACCATCTACCGCTTCAACTGGAGTGAAAAAATGGTAGGTATTTCCCTTGCCGTAGTTGGTGTGTTGGTCGGTGCTGTTCAGGGTGGATTAACACGCATCATTGTGCCTAAAATAGGGAATGAAAAAAGTATTTACATTGGTCTGGGATTATATACCCTGGGACTGGTTCTGTTCGGGTTTGCGACGCAGGGCTGGATGATGTTTGCCTTTCTAATCCCCTATTGTTTGGGCGGGATCTGCGGACCATCCTTGCAATCGGTCATATCCGGGCATGCGCCTGCAAACCAACAGGGAGAGTTGCAGGGCGCACTAACCGGACTGATGAGCCTTACTGCCATTATCGGACCGCTCATTATGAACGGTACTTTTGCTTATTTTACCTCAAGCAAAGCACCTTTTTATTTTCCAGGAATACATTTTTTAATTGGTGCTGCATGCATGTTACTTAGTATATATATGATATATAGAGTGCTCAGCCGCGAGCGCAAAGAACTGTCGGTTCCTGAAGCCAGTCAATAG
- a CDS encoding ROK family protein: MLIEKGQALRGDIVKQLYYKNPLSLTELSKLTRKSLPLVTKVVNSLVAEGYVKEQGLAPSTGGRRASLFLLNPDMQKYLVAVAMDQFTTRMVIYDLARNFVSPVSTLELSIPADNGAVDDLISFIDRNIKASGIDPDKLLGVGIGIPGFIDVENGTDHSHLKTKDGSHLGKYLGKKLGLPVFMDNDSSLIALAEMQFGAAAGKRDVMVANIGWGTGLGMIVNGQLYRGSSGYAGEFSHIPLSNTDNLCSCGKRGCLEVETSLLVMTKKAKAEIEKGAATSMAQSFKDDKRNLGELFLEAARNHDPLAVSILSDAAFLIGKGLATLIHIMNPERIVLSGRGAIAGKILLPPIQQAVNEFCIPRIADKTTIVISELAADAELLAAASLVIEHSTFE, encoded by the coding sequence ATGTTAATAGAAAAGGGCCAGGCTTTAAGGGGGGATATTGTTAAGCAGCTTTATTATAAAAACCCCTTGTCGCTTACTGAATTAAGTAAGCTCACACGTAAAAGTCTTCCATTGGTTACCAAGGTTGTCAACAGCCTTGTTGCAGAAGGGTATGTCAAAGAGCAGGGACTGGCGCCTTCAACCGGCGGGCGCAGGGCGTCTTTATTTTTACTGAACCCTGATATGCAGAAATATCTCGTAGCAGTAGCTATGGACCAGTTTACCACACGCATGGTGATTTATGACCTGGCCCGAAACTTTGTCTCGCCCGTAAGTACACTTGAGTTGAGCATTCCTGCCGATAATGGTGCTGTAGATGATCTGATCTCTTTTATTGACCGTAACATTAAGGCTTCGGGAATTGATCCGGATAAGCTTTTGGGGGTAGGTATTGGTATTCCGGGTTTTATAGATGTGGAAAACGGTACCGATCATTCTCATTTAAAAACCAAAGATGGGTCTCATCTTGGAAAATACCTGGGTAAAAAACTGGGACTGCCTGTATTTATGGACAACGACTCCAGTTTAATTGCACTTGCCGAGATGCAATTTGGTGCAGCAGCAGGTAAACGCGATGTGATGGTTGCCAATATAGGCTGGGGAACAGGTTTGGGTATGATTGTAAACGGGCAGTTGTATAGGGGGAGCAGTGGTTATGCTGGTGAGTTCAGTCATATTCCCCTGTCTAATACAGATAATTTATGCTCTTGTGGTAAGCGTGGATGCCTTGAAGTAGAAACTTCATTGCTGGTGATGACAAAAAAGGCAAAAGCAGAGATAGAAAAGGGCGCGGCAACAAGTATGGCGCAGTCGTTTAAAGATGATAAGCGGAATCTTGGGGAGCTTTTTCTGGAAGCAGCACGTAACCATGATCCGCTTGCAGTTTCTATTCTTTCTGATGCCGCTTTTCTGATTGGAAAAGGCCTGGCCACTTTAATTCATATCATGAACCCGGAGCGTATAGTGTTGAGCGGACGCGGTGCCATTGCCGGGAAAATATTACTGCCCCCCATACAGCAGGCAGTCAATGAATTTTGCATACCAAGAATTGCAGATAAAACAACTATTGTGATCTCAGAACTGGCGGCAGATGCAGAGTTGCTTGCGGCGGCCAGTCTGGTTATTGAGCACAGCACATTTGAATAA